The Fragaria vesca subsp. vesca linkage group LG2, FraVesHawaii_1.0, whole genome shotgun sequence genome includes a window with the following:
- the LOC101290835 gene encoding uncharacterized protein LOC101290835, whose translation MSGPLDRFARPCFEGFSSHEERRERKSDFENSEEDRRTRIGSLKKKAINASSKFRHSLKKKRRKSSSSSRHGSVSIEDVRDVEELQAVDAFRQALIMEELLPQKHDDYHMLLRFLVARKFDIEKAKHMWANMIQWRKDFGTDTILEDFEFGELDEVRKYYPQCYHGVDKEGRPVYIERLGKVDPNKLLQVTSMERYVRYHVQEFEKSFAIKFPACSIAAKRHIDSSTTILDVQGVGFKNFTKSARDLIMRLQKIDNDNYPETLCRMFIINAGPGFRLLWNTVKTFLDPRTTTKIHVLGNKYQSRLLEVIAASELPEFLGGSCTCSDEGGCMRSDKGPWKDPNILKMVLSGEAQCFRQIVTVSNGDGRIIASDKPRFTNIRSSDTSTAESGSEVEEMGSPKTTRSYLQPKLTPVCEEARAVGKGSSACGLSEYDEYVPMVDKAVDMGWKQQVVQQNPLNPGGVSSPQLEEKKPTGVSAYVWTRIMAFLLTLVTLMQSVSFRVTKKLPNSVSDSTHNTPVLTAEYEEFRPPSPAPGLSRVDLLSSALQKLGELEEKVDMLQAKPYEMPHEKEELLNAAVCRVDALEAELIATKKALHDALMRQEELLAYLDRQEQAKLRKKMSCW comes from the exons ATGTCCGGGCCGTTGGATCGATTCGCCAGGCCCT GTTTTGAGGGATTCTCTAGCCATGAGGAGAGGAGAGAGAGGAAGTCGGATTTTGAGAACTCGGAGGAGGATAGGAGGACCAGAATTGGATCGTTGAAGAAGAAGGCGATCAATGCGTCTAGTAAGTTCAGGCATTCGTTGAAGAAGAAGAGGCGGAAGAGCAGTAGCAGCAGCCGCCACGGTTCTGTTTCGATTGAGGATGTGCGAGACGTCGAGGAGCTGCAGGCTGTTGATGCATTTCGACAGGCGCTTATAATGGAGGAGTTGCTGCCTCAGAAGCATGATGATTATCACATGTTGTTGAG GTTTTTGGTAGCGAGGAAGTTTGATATTGAGAAAGCAAAGCACATGTGGGCCAACATGATTCAATGGAGGAAAGATTTTGGTACCGACACGATTTTGGAG GATTTTGAGTTTGGTGAGTTGGATGAGGTTCGGAAGTACTACCCTCAGTGCTACCATGGTGTTGACAAGGAGGGAAGACCTGTTTATATCGAAAGATTGGGGAAAGTTGATCCCAATAAGCTTCTGCAAGTGACCTCTATGGAGCGATATGTGAGATACCATGTGCAGGAATTTGAAAAGAGTTTTGCCATTAAGTTTCCAGCCTGCTCTATTGCTGCAAAGAGGCATATAGATTCAAGTACAACAATCTTAGATGTTCAGGGCGTG GGTTTTAAAAACTTTACCAAATCTGCACGAGATCTCATCATGCGACTGCAGAAGATTGATAATGACAACTACCCTGAG ACACTTTGCAGAATGTTTATAATTAATGCTGGTCCTGGTTTTAGGCTGCTTTGGAATACTGTTAAAACATTTCTTGATCCCAGAACAACCACCAAGATTCAT GTTCTCGGTAACAAGTACCAGTCAAGATTACTTGAAGTAATTGCTGCAAG TGAGTTGCCGGAATTTCTGGGTGGAAGCTGCACCTGTTCCGACGAGGGAGGTTGTATGAGGTCTGACAAGGGGCCATGGAAGGATCCCAACATATTAAAG ATGGTACTTAGTGGTGAGGCACAATGTTTCAGACAAATAGTTACAGTTTCAAATGGTGACGGGAGGATAATTGCTTCTGATAAGCCACGTTTTACAAAT ATTAGAAGCAGTGATACATCTACCGCGGAGTCGGGCTCGGAAGTCGAAGAAATGGGTTCACCCAAAACAACTAGGAGTTACTTGCAACCTAAGTTGACTCCTGTTTGTGAAGAA GCTAGAGCGGTTGGGAAAGGAAGCAGTGCATGTGGCTTGTCTGAGTACGATGAATATGTTCCCATGGTTGACAAGGCTGTGGATATGGGATGGAAACAACAAGTTGTGCAACAAAATCCACTTAATCCTGGAG GGGTATCTTCTCCACAACTTGAGGAAAAGAAACCAACTGGAGTTTCTGCATATGTCTGGACAAGGATCATGGCATTCCTTCTTACCCTTGTTACTCTCATGCAATCTGTTTCCTTTCGGGTGACTAAAAAACTTCCTAATTCGGTTTCGGATTCCACCCACAACACTCCTGTCCTGACTGCTGAATATGAGGAGTTTCGGCCTCCATCACCGGCACCAGGGTTGAGCAGGGTAGATCTTCTCTCATCTGCTTTGCAAAAGCTTGGTGAACTTGAAGAGAAGGTAGACATGCTACAAGCAAAGCCTTATGAGATGCCTCATGAGAAAGAGGAGTTACTGAATGCTGCTGTTTGTCGTGTGGATGCATTAGAAGCAGAGTTGATTGCAACAAAGAAG GCTCTGCACGACGCTTTAATGAGGCAGGAAGAACTTCTTGCATATTTAGACAGGCAAGAACAGGCCAAGCTTCGG AAGAAAATGTCTTGCTGGTGA
- the LOC101303881 gene encoding probable mitochondrial chaperone BCS1-B-like produces the protein MWCSKENLPSPQTIFSVAASVMLLKSVSNDLVPDAVHSYVSSRLKKLSWQLTVIIDEFDGLTPNQMFEAANLYLGTELSSKTQRIKVNKPEKEKQLQVNIDRNQELVDYFNGVKFKWVMVTEKPAANKRDQGSQSEVRHFEISFHKKHRDMVLSSYLPYVLKKHGEIKEERKMVKLHTIDYNGTDYWGSINLDHPASFDTMAMEPEMKKTLIEDLDKFRERKEYYKRVGKAWKRGYLLYGPPGTGKSSLVAAMANYLKFDIFDLDLKEVQCNSDLRRLLIGTKSRSILVIEDIDCSVELQNRDSDQNEPKTVSLSGLLNFIDGLWSSCGEERIIVFTTNHKDRLDQALLRPGRMDLHLHMSYCTFSGFKTLAYNYLQIKEHPLFTEIEDLINHKEATPAEVAGELMKSDDAEVSLQGLTKFLQSK, from the exons ATGTGGTGCTCAAAGGAAAACTTGCCGTCCCCACAAACCATCTTCTCGGTGGCCGCCTCCGTCATGCTCCTCAAAAGCGTCTCAAACGACCTCGTCCCCGATGCCGTCCACTCTTACGTCTCCTCCCGCCTTAAAAAGCTCTCCTGGCAACTCACCGTCATCATCGACGAGTTCGACGGCCTCACCCCTAACCAGATGTTCGAGGCTGCCAACCTCTACTTGGGCACCGAGCTCTCCTCCAAAACGCAAAGAATCAAGGTCAACAAACCCGAAAAGGAGAAGCAGCTGCAGGTCAATATAGACAGGAACCAAGAGCTCGTTGATTACTTCAATGGCGTCAAGTTCAAGTGGGTTATGGTGACCGAAAAGCCAGCGGCGAACAAACGTGACCAGGGATCACAGTCGGAGGTTCGACACTTCGAGATCAGCTTCCATAAGAAGCATAGGGACATGGTGCTCAGCTCTTACCTGCCCTATGTCTTGAAGAAGCATGGAGAAATCAAGGAGGAGAGAAAGATGGTGAAGCTTCATACCATTGATTACAATGGCACTGACTATTGGGGATCCATTAACCTTGATCACCCTGCGAGTTTTGACACCATGGCAATGGAACCGGAGATGAAGAAGACATTAATTGAGGACCTAGATAAGTTTAGGGAGAGGAAGGAGTATTATAAGAGAGTAGGCAAGGCTTGGAAACGTGGGTATTTGCTGTACGGACCACCCGGCACTGGAAAATCAAGCTTGGTTGCAGCCATGGCTAATTATCTCAAGTTTGATATTTTTGACTTGGATCTGAAGGAGGTTCAATGCAATTCTGATCTGAGAAGGTTGCTGATCGGCACCAAAAGCAGATCGATATTGGTGATCGAGGATATTGATTGCTCGGTTGAGTTGCAGAACAGAGACTCTGATCAGAATGAACCCAAAACT GTGAGCCTCTCTGGTCTACTGAACTTCATTGATGGATTGTGGTCAAGCTGTGGAGAGGAGAGAATCATTGTGTTCACAACAAATCACAAGGACCGGCTTGATCAGGCCTTGCTCCGCCCTGGTCGGATGGACCTGCACCTGCACATGTCCTACTGCACCTTCAGTGGCTTCAAGACATTAGCATACAATTACTTGCAGATTAAAGAGCACCCGCTTTTTACAGAGATTGAAGACTTAATAAATCACAAGGAAGCTACACCTGCTGAAGTTGCAGGGGAGCTAATGAAGAGTGATGATGCTGAAGTCTCCCTTCAAGGTCTTACCAAATTCCTCCAAAGCAAGTAG